A portion of the Megalobrama amblycephala isolate DHTTF-2021 linkage group LG23, ASM1881202v1, whole genome shotgun sequence genome contains these proteins:
- the zdhhc2 gene encoding palmitoyltransferase ZDHHC2 isoform X3, translating to MFVWSYWQTIFTKPMNPLKEFHLSHPDKELLEREDRRESQQEILRRIAKDLPIYTRTMSGAIRYCERCLLLKPDRCHHCSACDMCILKMDHHCPWVNNCVGFANYKFFMLFLAYSLLYCLFVTATDLLYFIEFWNVDGKTHERLIQYLNGLPDTQAKFHIMFMFFAASTFSVSLAFLFAYHCWLVCKNRSTLEAFRAPEFQHGADKNGFSLGTSKNFRQVFGDEKKYWLLPVFSSLGDGCSFPTCLVNPDPEQPSLSPGRNPSIKSAGESNQFPPKPLRESQSRLLNNGQSEGSEDKDKRGTSNPALTIEKET from the exons ATGTTCGTGTGGTCATACTGGCAAACTATCTTCACAAAACCCATGAACCCACTCAAAGAG TTCCACCTGTCACATCCTGACAAAGAACTATTAGAGCGTGAAGATCGGAGAGAATCTCAACAGGAGATCTTGAGGAGAATTGCTAAGGATTTGCCCATTTACACACGCACAATGTCAGGAG CTATCCGCTACTGTGAACGCTGTCTGCTGCTGAAGCCTGATCGATGTCATCATTGCTCTGCCTGTGATAT GTGCATTTTAAAGATGGATCACCATTGTCCGTG GGTAAACAATTGCGTGGGCTTCGCCAACTACAAGTTTTTCATGCTCTTCCTAGCATATTCTTTGTTGTATTGCCTCTTCGTCACTGCCACAGACTTGCTGTATTTCATTGAGTTCTGGAAT gttGACGGTAAAACACACGAGCGTCTAATCCAATATTTG AATGGTCTGCCTGATACCCAAGCCAAGTTTCacatcatgttcatgtttttcgCTGCCTCCACGTTCTCAGTGAGCCTAGCGTTTTTGTTTGCTTATCACTGCTGGCTTGTCTGCAAGAACAGATCCACATTGG AGGCTTTCAGAGCTCCTGAGTTCCAGCATGGAGCAGACAAGAACGGATTTAGTTTAGGAACAAGCAAGAACTTTCGCCAAGTGTTTGGAGATGAAAAGAAATACTGGCTACTGCCTGTTTTTTCAAG TCTGGGCGACGGCTGTTCATTCCCCACATGTCTAGTGAACCCAGACCCCGAACAACCCTCCTTGTCCCCTGGACGCAACCCTTCCATCAAAAG TGCTGGAGAATCCAATCAGTTTCCACCTAAACCTCTGAGAGAGTCTCAGAGCCGACTGCTGAATAACGGACAGTCAGAGGGAAGTGAAGACAAAGACAAGCGAG